In one Paracoccus everestensis genomic region, the following are encoded:
- the glpD gene encoding glycerol-3-phosphate dehydrogenase — translation MSATDLFVIGGGINGTGIARDAAGRGLSVRLAEQSDLAGATSSASTKLFHGGLRYLEFMELRLVRESLREREVLLRAMPHISWPMRFVLPLDPRMRFAGKTPVSRLLSVLMPWARGHRPNLVIRAGLFLYDTLGAREILPGTSTLDLRQAPEGKLLQDRLTRAYEYSDAWVDDARLVVLNARDAAARGADIIVGAKVTDARRDGDGWSVRLADGRAFRARVLVNASGPWAGQVIRDVAHLPSTEGVRLVRGSHIVTRQLFDHGKAYFLQGQDGRIVFAIPYEGDFTLIGTTDVDHDGPPGQAVCTPDEVDYLCRFVSSYFRQPVTAADVVWTYSGVRPLYDDGASSATAATRDYVLSLDAGGPPCLHVFGGKITTYRRLAEAAMAKLAPHLHGMGAAWTAGVPLPGGDFPVDGAPALALALMRDHPFLTTAWANRLVRAYGTEAAKVLDGARTAADLGRDFGATLTESELRWMIAREWARDAEGVLWRRSKLGLRLTPEQVAAVEDYVSSERAAA, via the coding sequence CCGGCTGGCGGAACAGAGCGACCTTGCCGGGGCGACCAGCAGCGCATCGACCAAGCTGTTTCACGGCGGGCTGCGTTACCTGGAATTCATGGAACTGCGCCTGGTGCGGGAATCGCTGCGCGAGCGCGAGGTGCTGTTGCGCGCGATGCCCCATATCTCCTGGCCGATGCGCTTTGTCCTGCCGCTGGATCCCAGGATGCGCTTTGCGGGAAAGACGCCGGTGTCGCGCCTCCTGTCGGTGCTGATGCCTTGGGCGCGTGGTCACCGGCCTAATCTGGTGATCCGCGCGGGGCTGTTCCTTTATGACACCTTGGGCGCGCGGGAAATCCTGCCCGGCACCTCGACGCTGGATCTCCGCCAGGCGCCGGAAGGCAAACTGCTGCAGGATCGGCTGACGCGGGCCTATGAATATTCCGACGCCTGGGTGGATGACGCGCGTCTGGTCGTGCTGAACGCGCGGGATGCGGCAGCGCGCGGGGCTGACATCATCGTCGGCGCCAAGGTCACGGATGCACGGCGCGACGGCGACGGCTGGTCCGTTCGGCTGGCGGACGGTCGCGCCTTCAGGGCGCGGGTGCTGGTGAACGCGTCCGGCCCTTGGGCCGGGCAGGTCATCCGCGACGTGGCCCATCTGCCCTCGACCGAGGGGGTGCGGCTGGTGCGGGGCAGCCATATCGTCACGCGGCAGCTGTTCGATCATGGCAAGGCCTATTTCCTGCAAGGCCAGGACGGGCGGATCGTCTTTGCCATCCCTTACGAGGGCGACTTCACCCTGATCGGCACCACGGATGTGGACCATGACGGCCCGCCCGGCCAGGCCGTCTGCACACCGGACGAAGTCGATTATCTGTGCCGCTTCGTGTCCAGCTATTTCCGGCAGCCGGTGACGGCTGCGGATGTGGTCTGGACCTATTCGGGCGTCCGGCCGCTTTACGACGATGGCGCGTCATCGGCCACGGCGGCGACACGCGATTATGTGCTGTCGCTGGATGCGGGCGGCCCGCCTTGCCTGCACGTCTTTGGCGGCAAGATCACCACCTATCGCCGCCTGGCCGAGGCTGCGATGGCAAAGCTTGCCCCTCATCTGCACGGCATGGGCGCGGCCTGGACCGCCGGCGTCCCCCTGCCCGGCGGCGACTTTCCGGTGGACGGAGCGCCGGCCCTGGCCCTGGCCCTGATGCGGGATCATCCCTTTCTGACTACAGCCTGGGCCAACCGCCTGGTGCGCGCCTATGGGACCGAAGCCGCGAAGGTTCTGGACGGCGCCCGCACCGCCGCCGACCTGGGCCGCGACTTTGGCGCCACATTGACCGAATCCGAACTGCGGTGGATGATCGCCCGGGAATGGGCGCGCGACGCCGAAGGGGTGCTGTGGCGGCGGTCCAAGCTGGGGCTGCGGCTGACCCCCGAACAGGTGGCAGCCGTCGAGGATTACGTTTCCAGTGAAAGGGCAGCTGCATGA